Genomic window (Balearica regulorum gibbericeps isolate bBalReg1 chromosome Z, bBalReg1.pri, whole genome shotgun sequence):
TCAGCCGCCTTGCAGGagagcacattattacctggctgctccgctgctgggataacggggccagtagcctggaactggagggcagggaggccaagcagctaggatccttgtctagggaacggggcattgacaaggcaattgggaagaaggcaccggccctcagcctctggaggcaactcctgtcaagtgtgagggaaaggtatccaatatctgagggaattagctgtgcggaAGATGGTTTCTTATGATccagacaacgcacagttgctCACAGACCCcaatgaagtccagtgtacccaacccatgtggcgaaaatttgtgtgaagtgcaccatcatcgtacgccaactcactggcagtaattgactggaaaaaTGATGTCCGAAAGCAGCTCCTTTGTGAAGGGCATGATGCTAGGAGGAGCCTTCTGCATGTTGGTTACGCTCCTCGGACATATTAAAGTGGGCCACGGGACTAAAGCACATCACCACGAGCATCATCACATCCAGGCTCCCAACAAAGAAGTCTTAAACCTTTCAGAAGGTGAACACATGGAACTTAGTAAAAGTATCCGCATTTATTGCATCATCCTCGTGAAACTGAAAGATCTGGGGCACTGGGCTGCAGTGAAAGAGATGTGGAGCAAGCACTGCAACAAAGCGGAATTCTACAGCTCTGAAAACGCCAAAGTGTTTGATTCTGTGACCCTCAACACAAATGATATGTGGGTGATGATGAGAAAAGCTTACAAGATAACGTATGAACGCTATAAAGATGAATTCAGCTGGTTCGTCCTTGCGTATCCAACAACATTTGCTATTATTGAAAATCTCAAgtatttcttactgaaaaaagaCCCTTGGCAGCCTTTTTATATAGGCCATACTGTGAAATCTGGTGACCTTGAGTATGTAGATGGTGAAGGAGGAATCGTCTTAAGCATTGAATCACTAAGACGACTCTCCCATGTTCCTGAAGATTCTGACAAGTGTCCAGAGCAGGGAGGTATGATTtggaaacttgctgaggataAACAGCTAGCGATCTGCCTGAAGTATACTGGCGTGTTTGCTGAAAACGCGGAagattcagaaggaaaagacgTCTTTAACACTAAATCAGTGGGTGCTCACATTAAGGAAGCGATGTCTACTTACCCTCAGCAGGTGGTGGACAGCTGCTGCTCCGACATGGCCATCACGTTCAGCGGGCTGGCCCCAAACCACATGCACGTGATGATGTACGGTCTTtacagactgaacttagagagggaattcatctaatttattactaggcaaaacagagtaatgagaaataaaaccaaatcttaaaacacctccccccacccctcccatcttcccgggctcacttcactcccagcttcaaacTCCGctccccctcagtggcacagggggacggggaatgggggttacagtcagttcatcacatgttgtttctgccacttcttcatcctcagggggaggactcctctcatcgttcccctgctccaacatggagtccctctcacaggagacagtccttcactaACTTCTCtaacgtgagtctctcccatgggctacagtccttcatgaactgctccagcgtggggtcccccacagggtcacaagtcctgccagcaaacctgctctggcgtgggctcctctctccatgggtctaCCGGTCcagccaggagcttgctccagcgtgggcttcccatgggccacagcgtccttcaggtgcctccagcTGCTacagcgtggggtcctccacatgctgcaggtggaatctttacaccccctcatccttcctccatgggctgcagggggacagcctgcctcaccatggccttcaccacaggctgcaggggaatctctgctccggcgcctggagcacctcctgcccctccttctgcactgaccttggtgtctgcagagtttcttacatctcactcctctctctggcagcaaaagctctaactgttttttcccttcttaaatatgttatcacagaggcgctgactggctcagccttggccagcggtgggtccgtcttggagccggctggcattggctctgtcagacacaggggaagcttctagcagcttctcacagaagccacccctgtagccccccactccgctaccaaaaccttgccacgcaaacccaagACACTGAAGCACAACTAAACTGGCtgagagcagaacagaaattagAAAACTTAAAGTAGTGCACACATCACATGGCCTTCCCCACATTTGGGTACCAATGGTTAATCTCAGTATCTTTAAGTGCCTTTCATAAACTTGTTCTGACAGCAAGTTTCCCAGCCATAAATTTTTATCATACCCCACTGTGTCTGCTAGTGATACCTTGTTCTTGCAGCACAGATTCAGCTTTCTGCTCAGGAATGCTGTACCTCTGCAGGTTGggtggttttcttcttcccttctgtgcAGGACATCTGGGAGAA
Coding sequences:
- the LOC104629082 gene encoding C1GALT1-specific chaperone 1, whose translation is MMSESSSFVKGMMLGGAFCMLVTLLGHIKVGHGTKAHHHEHHHIQAPNKEVLNLSEGEHMELSKSIRIYCIILVKLKDLGHWAAVKEMWSKHCNKAEFYSSENAKVFDSVTLNTNDMWVMMRKAYKITYERYKDEFSWFVLAYPTTFAIIENLKYFLLKKDPWQPFYIGHTVKSGDLEYVDGEGGIVLSIESLRRLSHVPEDSDKCPEQGGMIWKLAEDKQLAICLKYTGVFAENAEDSEGKDVFNTKSVGAHIKEAMSTYPQQVVDSCCSDMAITFSGLAPNHMHVMMYGLYRLNLEREFI